From the Streptomonospora nanhaiensis genome, the window AACCTGCCGGTGCGGGACGACGCCCCGAGCTGGCGCCCGGGGGGCAGGTCCGGTGCGACGGGGACCTCGTCGCCGGGGGCACTGGCGAAGGGCTGGCCTACCCAGGCCCCGTCCTCGGCACCGGGGTAGGCCGGCTTGAACCAGTACACCGTCTCGCCGTCCGCCGAGATCACGGCGTCCGCCGCGTTGTGCCGGGGGTCGGTGAGCCGGCGGTGCTCGCCGGTGCCCCGGTCCCAGGAGTAGACCGCCCACGCGCCGGGCTCCTCGCCCGGTGGCTCGGGCCGGTAGCAGTAGATGCTCCGGTCCGGGTCGGCCTCGGCGGTCCGGAGCTCCGCCGTGCTGCCCTGCTCGCGGGGCGCCCCCGGCGCCGCCCCCGCCGTGTCCTCCATGGCACACCTCTTTCCCCCGCCGCGCACGGATCGCCGCGGCCGGGTGTCGACTCCGTTGTCGTCACGGGGATCCTAAAGGGCGGTTTCGGCGCCCCGGCGGCGGAGGTGGGTGGAGGCGGCCGTCGCCGCGAGAGGCGGGCGCCGGTCAGGACGGCGGCGGCGCGGAGTCGCCCTCCTCGCGGCCGACCGTGCGCCGCAGGACGTCGCAGGTGTACTGGAACTCCTCCTGCAGCCGGGTGGCCTCGACCAGCAGCGTCGCGTAGGGGCTGGAGCGGTCGGTGAGCGGCAGGGCGTTCCGGGAGGCGTGGTCGGCCAGGCCCTGGGCGTACTCCTCGGCCTGTGCCACCTTGGCGCAGAGGTCGTCGGTCTGCTCGGCCAGGCGCTCGTCGGCGACCTCGCTGAGGTCGCGGGTGACCTCGGCGGCCGAGGCCAGGAAGTCCGCGTAGTGGCCCAGGAACGCGTCGCGGTCGGGGCCGGCCTGGGTGCGGCCGGCCGACTCGTCGAGGGTGCGGGCCACCGACGCCAGCTGGTAGCTGACGCGGTCGAGGGCGTCGACCACCTCGGCGTAGCCGGTGAAGGTCAGGCGGCCGCGGTTGCGGCGCAGCAGGCGGCGGGGGTTGTAGTAGACGCTCTCCTCGGCCGTCCGAACGGCGGTGCGGGCCTGGTCCACCTGGCGGCCGAGGTTGTTGGCGCGGCGGCGCCACTGGGCGGTGCGCTCCTCGTCCAGGGAGCCCTCGCGCAGCGGCGGGTGCATGTCGGAGATCAGGTCGCACATGGAGTGGGCCAGCGCGCGCACGCCGTACTCCGCGCTGCGGAACCGCATGGGCGGCAGGACGAGCAGGTTCACCGGCACGCCGACACCGCAGCCCACGCACACCAGCAGCACGATCTGGCCGAGCTGGGCCAGCCGGTCCACCGTGGTGGTGGCCGTGATGTACATGGAGAACGCGAAGAACGCCGCCGTGGCCACCTGGGAGCCCTGCGAGCCGAGCCGGGGCCACCGGCCGATGACCAGTGCCCCCACGGTGACCAGTGCGAACGTGAGCACATCGGGCCCGGCCAGGAACCCGAAGACGCCCTGGAGCACCACGCCCAGCGAGACCGCGCCGAGGTAGCGCAGCGACTGGGCCACCGACTGGTAGACCGTCACCTGCATCATCAGCACCGCCGAGAAGGGGGCGAACGCGGGCGCCTGGGCGCGCATGCCGTAGTAGGCGATCGTCCAGGCGATGGTGGCGGCCAGCGTGCTCTTGGCGATCATCAGCAGGACGTTGCGCTCGTGGCCGTCGGATCGCGCGCGGTGCAGCCACTGCCGGGTGCGCGACCACCAGTCCAGGGGGGCCGGCCGCAGCCCCGTCCGCTCCGATGGGCGCCGTGACCGACGCGCTGACCGTGCCGACCGCGATGGACGCATACCCCGCTGCCTCCTGGCTCTGGTGCCGCTCTCCCGTTGCCCCGACCGGATCCGCGCGACCTGGGGCGGCGCGGTCCCGCCGGCTCCTGCCCCGTCCGGATAACCGGGAACGCCGCGAACATGTCGCCCGCCGCCGCATCGGCGCCGACCGCCTGTCGGTCGTGGCTCGGCGGCGCCCCGTGGCCGACACTGGTGCGGGGGTGGTGGAAGCCAGTGGCTGAGGGCACGGGCGGCGCGGGCGGAGGCGCTGGAGGGGCCGGGGGCGCTTCGGGCGCCGGAGGCACCGGGGGCGCGGAGGGCACCGAGTTGGAGCGGGCCGTGGCCGGGCTTCGGCTCATGGCCGAGGTGAGCACGGTCGTGGGCAGCAGCCTGGACGGCGAGGTGGTGCTGCGCCGCCTCGCCCGCCTGGTGGTGCCCGTGCTCGCCGACTGGTGCGTGGTGGACCTCATCGGCGACGAACTGCGCCGCGTGGCGCTGGTGCACCGCGACCCCGACGTGCGCCCCGCCCCCTACACCGCGGGCATGGTGCTGCCCGCGCCCGGGCCGGTGCCCGGCAGAGCCGTCGAGCGCGTCCTGGCCGGCGAGGGGCCCCTTGTCAGCACCGAGTTCCCCGCCGCCGACAGCCCGCTGGGCCGCGAGCACCGCCAGCTCATCGACGCCTTCGGCGCCCACACCGAGGTCCTGGTGCCGCTGCGCGTGCGCCGCCGCGTCCTGGGGGTCCTGGGGCTGGTGCGCACCTCGCCCGAGCGCCCGGTCACCGCCGAGGACCTGGAGCTGATCCAGGACATCGCCCACCGCGCCGCCATCGCCCTGGACAACGCCCGCCTCTACGCCTCGGTCCGCGGCGCCGCCCACGACCTCCAGCGGGCGCTGCTGCCCGAACTCCCCGACCTCGGCCGCCTGGAGACGGCCGCCCACTACCTGCCCGCCCAGGACGAGGCCGAGGTGGGCGGCGACTGGTACGACGCCTTCGTGCTGCCCGACGGCGCCGCCGCGCTCGCCGTGGGCGACGTCTGCGGCCACGACCGGGCCGCCGCCGTCGAGATGTCCAAGCTGCAGAACATGCTGCGCGCCCTGGCCTGGGACCACCAGGACCCGCCCAGCGGGATCCTCCGCCGGCTGGACGCGCTCATGGACTACCTGCGGGCCCGCACCGCCACCGCCGTGTTCGGCCGCGTCGACGGCCCCGACGGCGGCCCGTGGACCTGGTCCTGGAGCAACGCCGGCCACCCGCCGCCCCTGCTGCTGGCCCCCGACGGCCGCACCCGCTACCTCGGCGGCGCCCCCGACCCCCTGCTGGGCACCGGCGTGCCGCTCCCCCGCACCGACCGCACCGAGGCCCTGCGGCCCGGCCGCACCCTGCTGCTCTACAGCGACGGCCTGGTCGAACGCCGCGGCGAGTCGCTGTCGCGGGGCATGGTCCGCCTGCGCCAGCAACTCGCCCTGCGCGCCCGCGAACCGGTGGGCGCCCTTTGCGACAGCCTGCTGGAGTGCATGGTCCCCGAGCCCGAGGACGACGTGGTCCTGCTGGCCCTGCGGGTCCCCGGGGAGGGGTGAGCGGTGGCCGTACGCGGTCCCGGCCGCCGCGGGGTCAAGGGCGGCCGAGGGTGCTTTCTCGGGGGACCAGGGCGAATCCGGGGCGGATGCGGCGCGAGGAATCGGGGGGTGGGGTGCGGGCGGGGTCGAGGCGGGCGAGGAGGGCGTCGACGGCGGCGCGGGCGATCGCCCGCTTGTGCGGGGCGATGGTGGTCAGGGCCGCCGCGCAGTAGCGGCCGTCCTCGATGTCGTCGAACCCGACCACAGCGACGTCCTCGGGGACCCGCAGGCCGCGTTCGCCCAGGGTGCGCATGGCGCCGATCGCGACCAGGTCGTTGTAGCAGAACACGGCGTCGGGCGCGGCGCCGGAGTCCAGCAGGCGGGCCATCGCCCGGGCGCCGTCGGCGCGGGTGTAGCCGTCGGTGGTCGCCACCAGGTCGTCGCCGGCCGCCGCGCCCGCCGCCGCCAGCTCCTCGCGCCACCCGCGCAGCCGCAGGTGGGCGGGCTGGCGGGTGCGGCCGTGGCGGGCGCCGAGGAAAGCGATGCGCCGCCGGCCCAGCTCCAGCAGGTGCCGCGTCGCCGTGCGGGCGGCGGCCACGTTGTCGATGGCGATGTGGTCGTAGGGCGCGTCGTACTCCCGCTCGCCCAGCAGCACCAGCGGCGCCTCGGAGCCGCGCTCGGCCAGGTCCTCGTTCTCCAGCTCGATGGGGCTCAGGATCAGGCCGTCGATCAGGCCGGCGCGCACGCCCCGGACGAACAGCACCTCCTGGTCGCGCCGCCCGTGGGTGGGGTCCAGCAGCACGGTGCAGCCCAGGCCCGCCGCGTAGTCGATCACCTCCTCGGCCAACTCGGCGAAGTAGGGGTTGTTCAGCTCGGGCAGGGCGAGGGCGATGATGCCGGTGCGCCCGGCGCGCAGGTGGCGGGCGGTGAGGTTGGGGCGGTAGCCCAGCTCGTCGATGGCCTGCTGCACGCGCCGGCGCGTGGCCGGCGTGACGTGGCGGTAGCCGTTGACGACGTTGGACACCGTCTTGGCGGAGACGCCGGCGCGCTCCGCGACGTCCTTCAGGCTGACGACCACACCGCCCCCTTCGCGTTCGCGGGGCCGCTTCGCGGGCCCGCCGCCCGCGCGGGCGCCGCGCCGCCAATTCCCGCGCTCCCCGCTGGGAGTTCCATCGTTATACAGCACCGGCCCGTGCCGCCACCCGCGGCCGCAGTTCGGCGCCGCAGCGCCCGTTCCGCGCCATCCGGGGGGCCGCCGGGCGGGCGCGGCGGTGCGGCCGGACCTCTGGACAGCGGGGGGTGACTGTGCTCTCATCGTGAGTGAACCCGGGTTTTCCACGTTGTAAACGACGCGACGAGGCCGGACGCGGGGGCGGACACGACCCGCCCCCGCTCCGGCCGCTCCCCCGTTTCCCGGAGGCCCCCATGCGCCTGAGCCCCTCCGATCCCCCCGCCCGCCCCCGCTCCGCCGCACCCGCCGCCGCGGCCCTGGCCGCGCTCCTGACCTCCGCCCTGCTGCTGCCCGCCCCGCCCGCCGCCGCTGCCGAGTGGCGGCCCCTCGAACCCCCGCTGACCACCCCCTGGACCGACGACGTCTCGCCCGACAACGCGCTGCCCGAGTACCCGCGCCCGCAACTGGAGCGCCCCGACTGGCGCAACCTCAACGGCGTGTGGCAGTGGGCGCCCGCCGCCGAGGGCGAGGCCCCGCCGCTCGGCGAGGACCTCGGCCGCGAGATCCTCGTGCCCTACCCCGTGGAGTCGGCGCTGTCGGGTGTCGGCGAGGACACCGACCGCATGTGGTACCGCCGCACCTTCACCGTCCCCGACTCCTGGGACGGCCGCCGCGTGCTGCTCCACTTCGACGCCGTGGACTGGCGCGCCGAGGTCTGGGTCAACGGCACCCGGGTGGGCGGCCACACCGGCGGATACGACCGGTTCTCCCTCGACGTCACCGACGCCCTGCGCGAGGGCGGCAACGAGGTGGTCGTGGGCGTGCACGACCCCACCGACGGCGGCTCCCAGCCGGTCGGCAAGCAGCGCGACGAGCCCGGCGGGATCTTCTACACCTCCTACACCGGCATCTGGCAGACGGTGTGGCTGGAGCCGGTGGCCCCCGCCCATGTCACCCGGGTGGACCTCACCCCCGACGTCCCCGGCGAGCGGCTGGACGCGGTGGTCCACGCCGAGCGCGCCGGCGGCACCACCGCACGGGTGACCGTCCGCGACGGCGACACCGTCGTGGGCACCGCGCGCGGGCGCCCCGGCACGGAGATCTCCGTGCCGGTCCCCGACCCCCGCCTGTGGTCCCCCGGCGACCCCTTCCTCTACGACGTCGAGGTCACCCTGGAGCGCGGCGGCCGCACGGTCGACCGCGTCGACAGCTACGCCGGCATGCGCTCGATCGACACCGCCGAGGTGGACGGCGTGGTGCGCCCGGTCCTCAACGGCGAGTACGTCTTCCAGATGGGCACGCTCGACCAGGGGTACTGGCCCGACGGCATCGCGACCGCGCCCACCGACGAGGCCCTGCGCTTCGACATCCAGGCGCACAAGGACCTGGGCTACAACACCATCCGCAAGCACGTGAAGGTCGAGCCCGACCGCTGGTACTACTGGGCCGACCGGCTGGGCGTGCTGGTGTGGCAGGACATGCCCTCCATGGCCGAGGTCCCCGACGCCGCCGGGCGCGAGCGGTTCGAGGCCGAACTGCGCGAGATGATCGACCAGCACCGCAGCTCCCCCGCCATCACCCACTGGATCCCGTTCAACGAGGGCTGGGGGCAGTACGACGGCGCCCGCATCGCCGAGGAGGTCGCGGCCATGGACCCCTCGCGCCTGGTCACCGGCGCATCGGGCTGGCACGACACCGGCAACGGCGACGTGATCGACTCCCACATCTACACCGGCCCCGGCGACCCCTCCCCCGCCACGGACGCCCGCGCCTCGGTGCTGGGCGAGTACGGCGGCCTGGGCCTTGCGGTGGAGGGCCACGAGTGGAGCCCCGGCGACGGGTTCGGCTACGAGATGGTGTCCGACAGCGCCTCGCTCACCCACCGCTACACCGGCATGCTCGCCGGCCTCCAGCGGCTGGAGCGCACCAACGGGCTCTCGGGCGCGATCTACACCGAGATCACCGACGTGGAGAACGAGCTGAACGGGCTCTACACCTACGACCGCCGAGAGCTGAAGGTGGACCCCGGCGCGGTGCGGGCCGCCCACGAGGACCTGATCGCGGGCCGGCCGGTGAGCGGGTCGGCGGACCTGCCCGCCGGCGAGTGGCGCTCGCTGCGGGTGACCACCCCCGGGCACACCGACCGCTACATCCGCCACGCCGACGGGCTCGGCTACACCGCCGCGGTGGACGCCTCGGGGTCCGACCTGCTGAAGGCCGACGCCACCTGGCGGATCGTGCCCGGCCTGGCCGATGAGGCCTGCTATTCGCTGGAGTCGCGCAACTACCCCGGCGAGTACCTGCGCCACCGCGAGGACCGGGTGCGGCGCGACCCCGACGACGGGACGCGGCTGTTCGACCAGGACGCCACCTGGTGCGCGGTGCCCGGGCTGTCGGGCACCGGGGTGTCGCTGCGCTCCTACAACTACCCCGACCACTTCCTGCGGCACTACGGCTCCGAGCTGTGGCTGGCGGGTATGGGCGGGCCGCGGTCCTACGACACCGCCGACCTGTTCGCCGAGGACGCGAGCTGGGCGGTGGCCGACCCGTGGGCGCCGTGACGGCCGTGCGCCGCTGAATGGACCGGCGCCGGCGGTTCGCCCCGCCGCCGGCGCCGCCCGGCTCCGCCGCCCGCTCGCACCCGTCCGGCGAGCGGGCGGCGGGCCGCGGGTTGTCAGGCGGGGCAGCGGGCGCGGAGTTCGGCGGCGCCGTCGCCGGTGAGGTCGTCGCAGAACGCGGCGCGGCCGGTCATGGCCATGATGAGGGCGACGGTGGGCCCCGAGACCAGAGGGCCCTCGCCGGCGGAGAAGTCGGTGTCGGTGGCCGCCAGCCGCAGCCCCTTGACGCGGGACCGGGCCTCCACGACGAAGTCGCTGCCGTGGTAGTAGGCGGCCAGGCGGGTCAGGACCTCCGGCGGGTAGTCGCGGCGCAGGCCCAGCGGGCGGCGGATGTCCTCGCCGTGGACCACGGCCTCGCCGAGGTTGGCGATCGGCGGCAGCGGCGAGGTGGTACTGGAGACCACCCGCTGGAAGCGGTCGAGGGTGTCGGCCGGCGAGGAGCCCAGGTGCTCCCTCAGCCGCATGGCGACCATGGCGTCGAAGTCGAACCGGCAGCGCAGCACGCCCACCAGCCAGCGCGCCATGGACAGGCTGGCCCCGGCGGTGAGGTGGGCCAGGACCTCGCGCACCGAAAGCCCCGCGCACAGCGAGGGCACCGCCCAGTCGGGGTCGCTCAGACCGCCGAGGTCGGCGGCCAGGGCGGCGCGCTCGGCGTGGACCAGGGGCCAGGTTTCGTTCATACGTACGACCCTACCCACCGGGTACGACAACCCGCGGACGGCGGCCCGCGCCGGCGGCCCGCGCCGGCTCCCGCCTCCCCCGCCGCTCCCGCGCGGCGGTAGCCTTTCCGGGCGGCGCCCCAGCCGCGCACCGACGACCCCGGGCAGACCTGGCAGAAGGGTGGCGACCATGGCCGACTCCAGCGAGTACGCCGAGACGTTCGCGCTTGTCGACAGCGACGACGACGGCCTGATCTCCGCCGACGAGTTCGCCGACCTCCTGGCCCGCCTGGGCCAGGAGCGCGACGCCGACCGGGCCGCCGCCGCGGTCGCGGCGCTGGACTCCGACGGCGACGGCCGGGTCTCCCTGGCGGAGTTCACCCGCTACATGGCCCAGAACGCCTGACCAGGCGCTCGGCCACCGGGGCCCGGCGCGCGGCGCGCCCCCTCAGCGGCGGAACCGCCCGCTGGGGCCGAAGTAGTCGTCGTAGAGGTCGCCGCCGCGCCGGACCCCCACCACCGTCAGCACCGCCAGCAGGAGCACGCCCCCGGCGATCGGAAGCAGCGACGCCCGCAGGTTGCTCGCCCGCTGCTCCTCGACGGTGTCGAAGCACTCCCACCGCTCGGTCGACACGCAGTGCGGCTCGAACGCGCTGATCAGGTACCCGCCGAGCGCGATCAGCCCGAACGCCGCGGCCACGCCCGCCAGCCACGCCAGAACCAGCGCGGCGTCGGTGGCCGCGAGGCTGCGCGGCACCAGCCAGCCGCCGACCACGCACCCGGCCAGGATCAGCGGGTAGGCCACCGCCGGGATCAGCCACGTCTGGAATCCGACGGCGGCGGGGACGAGCACCATCGAGGCGGGCACCGACACGTACCCGCCCAGCCGGACGCTCTCCCAGAAGCCGAGGTGGCGCTCCACCGGCGTGCTCCCTCCCTTGTCCGGCCCGGTGCCCGGTCCGGCCTTGTCCGCCCCGGCCCCCGCCGCGGAACTCCCGCCGACCGGGGCCGTGCCATCAGCATGCCCCTTTTCAGGCCGCGCCGGGCGGCGGCGGGGCCGGTGTCGCCGCCCGGAGCCCGCCGCGCCGCGCGTCCGCGTCACCGCAGTTCGCGGCCCCTGCTCCGCGTTGCCGGTCCTTGACGAGAACGTGATCCATGGTTTATGGACCCGTTGCCGGGTAGGCGCCTGGACACAGCCTTACGGGGCCCGCGGCGCGGGCCCCGACCAGGGAACGAGGAGGCCGAAGAAGACATGAACACCGGCCTGATCATCGCGGTCGTCGCGATCGTGCTGCTGGTCGCCGCCGTCGCGGCGGTGGTGGCGCTCGTCCTGCCCCGGCAGCGCAGCAGGCGGCTGCGCCGGCGGTTCGGCCCCGAGTACGACCGGGCCCTCCGCGAGCACGGCAGCCGCGCCGCCGCCGAACGGTAGCTGGCCGCGCGCGAGAAGCAGCACGCCCGGCTCGATCTGAAACCCCTCTCCGCGCCCTCCCGCCGGAACTACGAGACCGGCTGGGCCCGCATCCAGGAGCAGTTCGTGGACACCCCGGCGGAGGCGGTCCGCGACGCCCACGACCTGCTCACCCGCCTCATGACCGAGCGCGGCTACCCCACCGAGGACGACGACCGGCGCATCGCGGCGCTGTCCGTGGAGCACGCCGGCACCCTCGACCGCTACCGCGAGGCCCGCGCCATCAGCCGCCGCACCGGCACCGGCGAGGCGTCCACCGAGGACCTGCGCCACGCGATGGTGCACTACCGGGCGCTCTTCACCGAACTGCTGGCCAACGGCACCACGGGCGGTGCCCCCGCCGACGCGGCGGGCCGGAGGGCCCACGGCCGCTCCGGACACGGCACCGCCCCCGAGGCGGCCGACCGCGGCACCGCTCCGCCCGCCCCGCGCACCGGCGAGCCGATGGGGCCGGGCGTGGCCGCCGCCTCCGGCACCGCGCAGGGCGCCCACCCCCGCCGTCCGGGCGCGCCGGCCGACCCCGACGAGCGCCACCGCCGCGGTGGCCCCGCCGCGCCCTGACCGGCGCCGCGCGGCGCGCCTCGCGCGCGCCGCACCCGTCTTCCGGCGCGTCCCCGCGCCGCCCCGAGCGAAGGGAGACCCCTCCCATGAGCAGTCCGAGCAGTCCGAGTGATCCGAGCGGTCCCGGCGGCCCGGCGCACCGGCCCGACGACACCGCCGTGGCCGGCGCGCGCGACCACGCCCACGCGGTCGGCGCCGACGGCACGGTGTCCCCCGGCGGCGACGCCGCCCGGCACCGCGCCGAGGACCGCTACGCCGCCGAGACCGGCACCCGCACCCCGCCCACCCGGGCCACCACCATCGGCAGTGCCGGCAGGGGCGCGTCCGCCCGGTCCGGCCGACCGCGCCGCCGACGGCGCATCATCGGAGGTCCGCGCGGCGTCGCCCGCCGCCTCCGACCGCGCCGGGAGCACCGCGCCGCACGCCGATGCGGCCGAGTCCCTCACCCTGTTCACCGAGGAGGACCGGAAGCGGTTCCAGGACAGGTGGCGCGAGGCCCAGGGCGACTTCGTGGACGACCCGCGCGCGGCCGTGCACACCGCCGACGAACTCGTCGACGAGGTGCTCAGGACGCTCACCGCGAAGTTCGCCGACCACAAGCGCACGTTGGAGGCGCAGTGGTCGCGCCAGGGCGGGGCCGACACCGAGGCCCTGCGCACGGCGATGCGCAGCTACCGCACCTTCTTCCGGCAGCTGCTGCAGACCCGGAACTGAGCCGCCCGGCGTCCGCCGCGGCCGCCCGGCCGCGGCGGACGCCGGGACCGGGCGCGGCGCGCGGAAACGGGCCGCGCGTGCTCCCCGTACGCCGTACACCCCGTTCTCCGCGCGCCGCGTGACAGCCAGGTGACGGCGGAGCCCCCGCGCGTCCGCGGGGGGCTCGGCTAATCCGCCTGTGCCGCCGCACCGGTGCCCGGGGCGGCGGCACAGGCGTGGGGGCCGTCCCATCGGTGCACGCCCAGGCCGGTGCGGCCGGGCGCAAGGTCGGGGCGCAGCACCAGGTCGGCGTCGTAGTCGGCGCTGTTCTCGTAGCGGTAGGCGATGGGCCGCTGGGTGGGCAGCTCGGCGAGCCGGGCGCGCAGCCCCTTGGCCGCGGCGTCGGCGGCCGCGGCGTCGGCCCGGTCCGCCCCGTAGACGACGAACGGCGGCAGCGCCGCCGCCCCGGTGTACCAGAACGTGCCGTGCAGCAGCGGGAACAGCACCTCGTCCACGTGCCCGTGGATCCCGCGCGGCCCGAACGACGCCTCCCGGGCCCCCACCGACGTCACGATGAGCGCGCGCTTGCCCACCAGGCCGCCGTCGCCGTAGCGGCGGGTGCGCCCCTGGTCGTCCCGGAGCCCGAACGCGAAGCCCTGCACCAGCACACGGTCCAGCCAGCCCTTGAGGATCGCGGGCGGGCCGAACCACCAGAGGGGGAAGTGCAGGACGATGGCGTCGGCCCAGTCGATCCGCTCCTGCTCGGCCAGGACGTCGGGGCTCAGCCGCCGCTCGCGGTGGCCGCGCTCCTGGGCGGCGCCCACCACCAGCCGGTCCCGCTCCAAACCGCCGGCCCCCGGGAAGTCCGCCGCGTCCACCACCGGTTTCCAGCCCATGGCGTAGAGGTCGGAGACGCGGACGTCGTGCCCGCGCTCCGCCAGCTCCGCGAGCCCCGCCGCCATCAGGGAGCCGTTCAGCGAGCGCCGTTCGGGGTGGGCGAACACCCAGAGGATCTTCATCCTCACGATGGTGCCTTAGCGGTCAATGCCCTGACGAGGGGCGACCGGCCCGCGATCGCCGGAATCGTGCGGTTTTCCGCCCCAAGGAACCGGACACCGGACGCCGGAAACCGCAGAGCACCCGAATCACCATGACACGGCCACCTGACCGCGGCCGGACGTTTGCGCCGGGAAAGTCAACCGGAAAGGACCGGCGCGCGTCTTACGAAATCGCCGTCGCCCGGAAAGGCACCGCCGAATGGCGGCCCGCACCCGGAATCGGCTACGGGGCGCGCCGCACCGGTGGCGCGGCGTCGCCGCGGCGGCACGGCGCCACCCCCGCATGGACGGCACCGGCGGCCCCCGCGACCGGAAGAGGACACCGAAACACCGATTTCCCTGCTGGTTCCGTGATTGTTGGCCGCATTCGCACCTTTAACCGGCGTTCCCAGGCGGGTACTATCGCTGCTGCGGCAACTCCGTACGTGGATTTCCCGCCGAACCGACGATTCTCCGCCGTGGCGCCGCGACACCTCCCGCCCCGGGTGTTCCGCCACCCCCCACCACGGCGCCCACGCCCTCCCGGTCCGGCGCGGCCGTCCCAGGCTGCGGCGGGGCCGCATGGGCCTTGAACCGCCGTTCTTCACCCCCAGGAGCGACAGGAGTTCGGTTACCTTGCGGCACCAGTCCAGAACGGAACGCGGACGCCTCGGCAAAGGTACGACCGTGGGCGCGGTGACGATCCTGGCCACAGGGCTGGTCGGCACCGCCGTCTTCGGCGTCGGCGCCTACAACCACTGGGACGACATCTCCAGCGGCAGCGTGTGGCTGTGGAGCAGCGTCACGGGCGAACTCATCCGCGTGAACGCCAACAACGGCCAGGTCGACCTCGTCCAGGAGGTCAAGGACTCCGAGAACCACCCGGTGCGCCTGGCCCAGAACAACCGGTACCTGGTCGTGCACGACCTCGACACCGGCGCGCTGTCCTCGGTCGACCTCGCCCGCATGGACTTCACCGGCCAGACCGACGTCGGCACGGCGGGCGACAACCACTTCGTGCTCGGCAACGACACCGCCGTGATCATCGACAAGGCCCAGGGCGAGGTCCGCCGGGTCGACCCCGAGACCCTGGAGTCGGTGGGCGAACCCCTCCAACTCGTCGGCCCGCTGGTCGGCGGCGAGTTCGACCGCGACGGCACGCTGTGGGTGGCCTCGCGCTCGCAGGGCACGGTGGTCGCCATCGACACCGCGCGCGAGCAGCCCGAGGTGATCGACAGCATCGCCGTCAGCGACCCCGGCGCCGACCTGGTCATGACCGTGCTGGACACCGGCGCGCTGGCCGTCAACCGCGACACCGGCGAGCTGAGCGTCGTGGGCGGCGGCTCGACCACCACGGTGGACTCCCCCATCGACCTCAAGGGCGCCAAGGTCCCCGCCCGCACCGTGGGCAACCTCGCCACGGTCACCGTTCCGAAGTCCTCGTCGCTGGTCGCGCTGGCCAACCTCAACGGCAGCCCCGAGGCGTCGTCCTTCGAGGTCCACGGCTCCACGCCCGAGACCGCGCTGCCCTTCGCCAACGCCCTCTTCGTGCCCTACTCCGAGGAGGGCCTGGTCCGCAGCTTCCGGCCCGACGGCTCGCAGAAGAACACCATCCGCGTTCCCGACGCCGGCGACAGCCCGCTGGAGCTGGAGGTCCGCGACGACCACCTGTTCATCAACGCCCCGGAGTCGGAGTCGGCGCTGGTCGTCGACCCCGACGGCCGGGTGCGCAAGGTCGACAAGTACGACCCCGAGGGCGAGGGCGACGGCGAGGGCGGCGACAGCCGCGAGGAGCAGGAGGAGGAGGCCGACCCCTACGTCGAGGGACCGGACAGCGACTACGAGCCGCCGCGGCTCGACCTGCCCGACGCCAGCAACCAGGAGGACCTGCCGGAGGACGTCCCGCTGGTCCAGGACGACCAGGAGAACGGCCGCAACGAGGACGACGAGGACCACGACACCCCGCGCGGCCGGCCGGAGGACGAGTACTCCCGGCCGCCCAACGAGGAGCCGCAGATCCCCACTCCCGACGAGTGGGCCCC encodes:
- a CDS encoding NAD(P)H-dependent oxidoreductase, with protein sequence MKILWVFAHPERRSLNGSLMAAGLAELAERGHDVRVSDLYAMGWKPVVDAADFPGAGGLERDRLVVGAAQERGHRERRLSPDVLAEQERIDWADAIVLHFPLWWFGPPAILKGWLDRVLVQGFAFGLRDDQGRTRRYGDGGLVGKRALIVTSVGAREASFGPRGIHGHVDEVLFPLLHGTFWYTGAAALPPFVVYGADRADAAAADAAAKGLRARLAELPTQRPIAYRYENSADYDADLVLRPDLAPGRTGLGVHRWDGPHACAAAPGTGAAAQAD